One Osmerus eperlanus chromosome 13, fOsmEpe2.1, whole genome shotgun sequence genomic region harbors:
- the slc36a1 gene encoding proton-coupled amino acid transporter 1: MTSNPNYQEEGPVLPNIANSPSEDAALCPPPAAHSPASAQNQYQRIGGESGTSFFQTLIHLLKGNIGTGLLGLPLAVKNAGLVLGPLSLFVMGIIAVHCMNLLVRCSHHLSAKMNKPFLNYGDAVEYGMENVSWLRRHSLWGRRLVNLFLIITQLGFCCVYFVFLSDNVKQVVEAANGTTMNCNTNQTAVIVPSFDSRLYMLCFLPAFILLVFVRNLTYLAPFSFIANVTMCASLVFIYFYSFTNIKYPINLPLVGKANDYPLFFGTAIFAFEGIGVVLPLENKMQNPQSFNKVLYIGMAMVTTFYISLGTVGYICFGAEIGGSITLNLPNCWMYQIVKLLYCFGIFITFALQFYVPAEILIPLAVARVTERWNLPVDLFIRTALVIFTCLLAILIPELDLVISLVGSVSSSFLALIFPPILQVLTFHNEGLSPWSKLKNLVISMLGLVGFVAGTYVAVEQIIQRRGKHNYLSDPMIH, translated from the exons ATGACGTCTAATCCTAATTACCAAGAAGAGG GCCCAGTTTTACCCAACATAGCAAACAGCCCATCAGAGGATGCTGCTCTGTGTCCCCCTCCTGCTGCTCATAGTCCAGCAAGTGCTCAAAACCAGTACCAACGGATAGGAGGAGAGTCCGGGACTTC GTTCTTCCAAACTCTGATCCACTTACTGAAAGGAAACATTGGAACAGGGTTGCTTGGTTTGCCGTTGGCTGTGAAGAACGCAGGGCTTGTG TTGGGGCCGTTGAGCCTGTTTGTTATGGGCATTATTGCAGTCCACTGTATGAACCTGCTAGTCAGATGTTCCCATCATCTCAGTGCCAA GATGAACAAACCGTTCTTGAACTATGGAGACGCTGTGGAGTATGGGATGGAAAATGTCTCCTGGTTAAGAAGACACTCTTTATGGGGCAG GCGGCTAGTGAACCTGTTCCTTATCATCACTCAGCTTGGATTCTGCTGTGTTTACTTTGTCTTCCTCAGTGACAATGTGAAGCAG GTTGTAGAGGCTGCTAATGGGACAACCATGAACTGCAATACCAACCAGACAGCAGTGATTGTTCCTAGCTTTGATTCTCGTCTCTACATGCTCTGCTTCCTGCCTGCTTTCATCTTGCTGGTTTTCGTCCGTAATCTCACGTACTTGGCCCCATTTTCCTTCATAGCCAACGTGACCATGTGTGCCAGCTTGGTGTTCATCTACTTCTACTCCTTCACG AATATCAAATACCCAATCAATCTGCCCTTGGTGGGGAAAGCCAATGACTATCCGCTTTTCTTTGGAACGGCCATATTCGCTTTTGAAGGGATTGGAGTG GTGCTTCCTTTAGAGAACAAGATGCAGAATCCCCAGAGTTTCAACAAGGTTCTCTACATAGGAATGGCAATGGTCACCACCTTCTACATCTCTTTAGGCACTGTTGGCTACATCTGTTTTGGAGCGGAGATAGGGGGCAGCATCACTCTTAACCTACCCAACTGTTG GATGTACCAGATTGTGAAGCTACTCTATTGTTTTGGCATCTTCATCACCTTCGCGCTGCAGTTCTATGTTCCTGCAGAAATCCTTATTCCTCTGGCAGTGGCTCGCGTCACAGAGAGATGGAATCTGCCCGTCGACTTATTCATACGCACCGCTCTCGTTATATTTACCT GTCTTTTGGCCATTCTGATCCCTGAGCTGGACCTCGTCATCTCATTGGTGGGCTCAGTGAGCAGCAGTTTCCTGGCTCTCATCTTCCCTCCCATCCTTCAGGTCCTAACATTCCACAACGAAGGCCTGTCACCATGGTCGAAACTGAAGAACCTCGTCATCAGCATGTTAGGTCTGGTAGGCTTTGTCGCTGGGACCTACGTAGCTGTCGAACAGATCATTCAACGTCGTGGGAAACACAACTATCTTTCAGATCCAATGATCCATTGA
- the atox1 gene encoding copper transport protein ATOX1, whose amino-acid sequence MTTRHEFKVEMTCEGCSGAVTRVLNKLGDVKFDIDLPKRLVWIESDKDVDVLLETLKKTGKGVTYNGPK is encoded by the exons ATGACTACC AGACACGAGTTTAAAGTGGAGATGACATGTGAAGGCTGCTCAGGAGCTGTCACCAGAGTCCTCAATAAACTTGGTG ATGTCAAATTTGACATTGACCTACCCAAGCGCCTGGTCTGGATCGAGTCGGACAAGGATGTCGATGTTCTTCTTGAAACGCTGAAGAAAACTGGAAAAGGTGTCACGTACAATGGCCCCAAATAA